The Deinococcus metalli region TTCCCGTCGCCGGACGGCCGGTGGATCGCGTTCACCTCGGCCCGGGGGGGCCAGGCGCAGGTGTGGGTGATGCGCCCGGATGGTTCCGAACGGCAACAGGTCACTTCTGGCGCACCGCATAGCTTTCCGGCCTGGAGTCCGGATGGACGCGCGCTGGTGTGTACCCAGGGAACACCGACGGCGGAGGTGCCCAAGGGCCATCTTGCGGTGGTGGCCGTATCCTGACCAGCGCGCGGATCTCCGGCCCGTACGGGATGCTGGCCAAATCCGAACGTAGGGATTAGTGCTGTGCCCTAACCTATGGGGCGAGTCGCGCGGCCCGACAAGCGTATTTCAGGGCTGTCAGACCACGGGCAGGGTCATTGCGGTGCTCTGCTGAGATGAATGGAGTCAGCACCCTCTGACCTGGTCGGCCACACCAGCAACTGCTGTATCCGGCTGGGAGCGCGAACTGTGGTGACGCCACAGGGACAGATGGATGATTGGGATCACCCTGAACGGGTGTGCGCCTGGCGCCTGACGGTTCACGCTAGGGCCGCCGGACCGTGTCCGTGAGGCGTTCGGTGCGGAGTCGGTCCCGATGATCGAAGAGGGACCGGAAGGCCAGGTGGGTCACTGCCAGACTGCCGAGAGCTGAGCTGGCCGATAAGACGAACATGATCACGATCTGGTAGCGCACGGCGGTGCTGGGAGCCGCCCCTGCGAGGATTTGTCCGGTCATCATGCCCGGCAGGCTGACCAGTCCCATGACGGCCATGCTGTTGAGCACGGGCACCATGCCTGTCCGGACAGCCGCCGTGATGGCGCGGTGCGCGGCCTCTGCCCGTGACGCGCCCATGGCCAGCAGGCCTTCGATCTCGCCCCGGTGCGTGATGACGTCGGATGTAAAACGGTCAAGGGAGAGGGACACGCCGGTCAAGGTGTTGCCCAGCACCATGCCGAGGATGGGCACGGCGTACTGGGCCGTGAACCACGGATGAATCTGGAGGATCCCGGACAGCGTCAGACCCGTCAGCAGGAATGAACTTCCGAACACGGCCAGAAAGCTGTCGAGGTACACGCCTGGGTAGCGCCTGGGGGAGCGGCTGACGGCGGCGTGTCCAGCCAGCACTGTCATGATCAACCCGATTCCGATGACCGGGACCGGGTGCTCAAGGGCGAACACCCAACCGAGGATCAGCCCGACAAGCAGCAGCTGCACGGTCATGCGGAGGCTGGCCATGATGATATCGCGCTCCAGACCCAGCCGCAGCCGCCACGACAGGATGACGCTGATCAGCATCAGGAGCGTTGCCAGGAGGAGCTGCAGCGGGCTGATCGGAACGCTCATCCTGGCACCACCGGCAGCAAACGGGTCGCCACCCGTGCCCGCTGGACGGGATCGTGGGTCACCCAGATCACTGCCCGTTCCGGCCCGTCAATGAGCCACTGTGCCAGGAGCGCTTCGGCAGCGTGGGTGGTTTCGGGATCGAGCGACGCGGTGGCTTCGTCCAGCAACAGCAGCGCCGGGTTGAGGAGCAGCGCCCGGACGAGGGCAAGCACCTGCCCCTCCCCACCCGAGAGGGTGGAGGCATTCAGCTGCAGGAGGTCGGGTCGGTGTAACGCAGTCAGCCAGCGCGCCGCAGCGTCCTGTTCAAAGCGCCGCGCAGCGTGAACCTTGAACTGGAAGGGCCGCTTCAGTTCATCCAGCACTGTTCCCGTGCCGACGAATGGGCGTTGGGGAAGGTACATCACCTGTGACCGGTATGCTGGCATCGCCCACTGCGCCTGCGGCCGTCCGGCCAGCGTGATCTCGCCCGTCTCCAGCGGGTCGAGACCGGCCAGGGTCCGCAGCAGCAGGGTCTTCCCGCTCCCGGAAGGTCCAGTGACCGCGACCCGGTCGCCCGGGTTGACGGTGAGCTCCACGCCTGACCAGACGACGCGATCAGCGACGGTTCGCCGCAGATCAGTGGCGCTCAGCAGCACGACGCTTCTCGAGTTGGTTCAGTGGATGGCGGCGGAACAGAATCTGGAACGCTGCAGTCGTCCAGAGCACGCCCACAGCCCACGCCGCCACCACGTCCGACGGGTAGTGCACGCCCAAGTACATCCTGGAGAGGCCGACCAGCAGGGTGCAGACGCTGCCCACGACCACCGCTGGCTAGCGGTAGCGGGTGGGCCAGGCCAGCAGCACCAGGGCCAGAAAAAAGCTGATGGTGGTGATGGAATGCCCACTCGGGAAACCGTAGTCCGTCTCTGGGGCCGGCGAGATCCACAGGTGTGGCCGGACGCGGCGGAACAGAACCTTGATGGTCAGCATGAGGGCGCCGGAGCCCGCAACGGCCAGCAGGATGAAAACGGCCCAGCGGTGGTGACGACGGAACCAGAACAGCGTACACACGGCCAGTGTGATGAACGGCAGGCTGGACAGCCCAGCAACGGTCGTGATGAACACCATCACCCTGTCCAGGGCGGGGGTGGCGAAGCGGTGGATGAACAGGAGGGTGGGGACATCGAAACTGAAGCCGCCCTCGGACCACACTTCCTGCGCTGTCTTCGCGAAGATGGCCAGGGGCAACAGGACGAGCAGCAGGGCCAGCAGCAGTGTGGGAAGGCGTGACGTGATGGCATTGGGGAACATACGGATCAGCGGACTCCTGACGAAACGAAGAAGGATCGGAGGACGTAAGCGGCAGACCATCCACCGCCGGACCGGGGTTCAGGGTGTGGCTGAGGACACCTCGACTGGCCGCTCAAGCACCACCTCACGGTCAGGTAGACCACGTGCCTGCAGGTTGCTCAATAGCGCCTGCAGGGTGGTCAGCGGCGCCAGCACCTGAACGGTCACGGGCATCCGGTCCGGTTTGACCTCCAGCAGCAGCAGATCCACCACCACGCCATGGCGTCCGAAGCCGGCGATCCCCGGACGCGAGCTGGCCCGCAACGCATTCAGTGTGCGGGCCACCTCGAGAATCGTCTCAGAGGCTGGCCGGCCCTCCATCCGGTCGCCGACGAGAAGATAGATACGCAGCACGGCCAACGTCGCCGTCACGGCGTTCTCTGAAGCGTTTGTACATGTTGCGTGGTGATCAGCGTGGACGCGGGGAGCTCCGGCGTGACCCCACTCAGGAAAGAGTCGATGGCGGCGGCCTCGTCAACCAGTTCAACAATGACCGGCAGGTTCTGGGCGAAGTGGAACAGCGCGGCCCGGCGCAGAACGCCGTCAGGGCCGAAGCCGAGGCTGCCCTGGGTGACCGTGGCTCCGCGCAGCCCCGCCGCTTTCGCGCGCTGAAGCAGCCAGTCAGAGGCGCTTTCGCCGTGAATATGATCGGTGGCGCCAAGATAGACCTTGAGCAGCACTGCGTCCAGCCAGGTCATCCCAGGCCTCCGATCCGCCCCGCAATCCAGCGGCCAAACAGCACGGCGGCGTAGCCCATGAGGAGATTCCCGAAGATGTACAGCGCGCTGCGAACGCCCTCTCCGCTTCGCAAGAGCAGGTCACTTTCCCATTCGAACGTGCTGAACGTCGTGAATGCTCCGACAAAACCCGTACCGAACGCCAGCCGCAGCTCCGGACTGATCAGCCCTCGGGCATTCAGCGCGATGGTCAGACCCAGTAAGAAACTACCGACGACGTTGATCAGCAGTGTGCCGAGCGGGAAGGCTGCCCAGCTTCCCTGGGCAAGTCGGCTTTGCACCAGGGTATTGAGTGCGTAGCGGGCCAGGGCGCCGAGTGCGCCGCCGAGTGCAATTCCAATCCAGATTGGCATGCGAACTCCCGGCGTCCTGAGAAAGAAGTAGGCATAATCAGCTGGACGCTGGGCGGTTCGAGGTGCATGCCATCACCTGGTCATTGAGCATAGCAGTTCTTATTCCCCGCTGGCGGCCACGCCCGAGCCGGACTCGGGCAGCGGCTGGGGGCTGAGGAGTTCGTTGGCCCGCACGAAGGCCTCCATGAAGCGCGGCTCGATCTGGGTCTGGGTGCGGTACGCCCGCACCGCCTCCAGCTTGTGCTCACGCTGCTCGTCTGTCAGGTCCACCCGCGTCCACGGCAGCCGGGTCGCCAGCGGCGGCACCGTCAGCGGCAGCTCGGCATGCAGGCCCTTGGGCACCGGCCATTCCAGCCCGCCGTGCACCACCCAGAAGTGCAGCCGGTCCGCCTGCCCGCGCCGGCTCATGAGTTGCAGGGCGATGTACGACAGGGTGTGGTGATCGGTGTGGAAATCCTGCGGGGCGGGGGCCAACACCAAGTCAGGCTGCACCCTGTCCAGCACCCGCGTGATATCGGCCTCCAGCGCCTCACCGGTAAAGGGCGCGCCGGGCGTCAGGGCGCCCGTCACGTACACCGCGTCGGCGCGGGTGCGTGGCGCGGTGTAGGGCTGGGTGAAGTTGGTGGTGAACAGCCGGAACAGCCCGCCGTCCGGGTAGCCCAGCATGTAGGTGCGCTGCGCCGGCACCCCCAGTACGGCGGCGGCCCGGCGGGCCTCGCCCACGCGGGTGTTGCCCAGGGCGCGCATGTTCTGCGGACCGGGCTTCAGGGTGCGCTCGGTCAGGGCAGCGTCGAACTCGAAGCCGTCGCCGGCCGTCATCCACGCGATGGACACCTGCGCGCCGGCGGCCTGGGCCTGCTGGAGCAGGCCCGCACAGCACAGCGTCTCGTCGTCGGGGTGGGGCGAGAGCATCAGCACGCGCTGCCCGGCGCGGAACGGCGCGGCGGCCGGCAGGGCGGCGACCCGCTCGCCGCTGCGGTCAAAGAGGCGGCCCACGACCGGCGAGTTGATCCACACGGCCAGCGCCAGCAGGCCCAGCACCACGAGGACGATCCAGAGGCGGGGGCGGTGGCGAGCGGACAGTCGGGTCATCGGGCCCACTGTAAGCGACGGGAAAAGCAGATGACACTCCATTTTACGGTGCCCTTCGTCGGCGCCGCTCCCTAAACGCGGCGTGCGGCCCGGGCTCATCCCAAGCCGGTGGGAGCTCCCTACTGTCGAGTCGTGCGATCCCTTCTGCTCACCACGCTCCTTCTCGTCTCCACTGCCGGTGCGCAGACAGGTACGGCGCCGGTGCCTAAGGTGCAGACGCCCCCAGCGAACAGCGGCAGTGTGCCGGGCGAAGTTCAGCCGGTGGCGCCCGGCGCACGCCAGGCAGAGGCGCTGCCGCAACTGACCCTGACGCCAGCGCTTCCCGAGCTTGAGCGGCTGGACTACCGGGGGAATGGATTCATTGAGGTCGCGCACGGCATCGTGCTCCTTCCGTCAGGCGAGCAGGGACTCGCCCGTCGCCGCCAAGTGGCGCTGGACGTGGCCAGCCGAGCCCTGACTGCCCGGCCTGAACTGAACGAAGTCGACGTGAGTGTGTATGACCGGGACTCGTATGGGGGTTTTGGTGGTCCGCTGCCGCTCTTCACTGCGTCTGTGCCGCGCGCACGACTGGCCGAGTTCCAGGCCTACGTGCAGGGTCAGGGTACGTACGACCGGGCGTATGAGGGCGGCGCGCCCGCCACCACGTCCCCAACGGTGATTGCACGGGTGCGCGAGGACGCCCTGACATTCTTCGGCAGTTCCGCCGACCGACTTCGCCAGCGCCTGACGCAAAGCGTGTCCCAGTCCCGCGGGGGCGAGCGCGACGGTCTGCTCTTCCGGGGGCCGACGGATCGGCGCGTGGCGGCACTGACCTTCGACGACGCGCCCCATCCCCTGTACGAGCCCCTGCTGCTGGACCTGCTGCGCCGTGCAGATGTGAGGGCGACCCTGTTCGTGATCGGGCGCAACGCGGTCGCGTACCCGTACTTCGTGCGCGATATGGTCGAGCAAGGCCATGAGGTCGGCAACCACACCTACCATCACGTTCGGTTGCCCGGGTTGAGTCCAGCGCAAGTCCAGGCTGAACTCGCGCAGGCCAACGCCGCCATCTCGGCTGTGACCGGGCAGGCCGTACGCTATTTCCGGCCGCCCGGGGGCGATTACTCATCCCTGACCCTTCAGGTGGCCCGTCAGGAGGGGCTGACCACGACCTTCTGGACAGATGATCCGGGAGACTTCGACAACCCGGGTGACGCCGTGATCGAGTCGCGCCTGGTGTCTCATCTCCGACCTGGCGGCATTGTGCTGCTCCACGACAATGCGCCTGAGGCCATCGACGTGCTGCGTGAGTTCCTGCGTGTGGCGCGGGAGCGTGGAGTCACTCTAACGACCGTGAGCCAGATGGTCGCGCCGCGCTGAGTGGCCGGATATTTCACGCAGTTATCAGAACTGATGGACGAAGACAAGATGGTCGCCAAGGGGCCAAGCTATTGCGGCTCCTACGGATAAACCAGACCTGCCCGCAGGGCATAGACCGCCGCCTGCGTACGGTTGTGCACGCGCAGGCGACCAAAGGTTCTGGTGAGCTGATTACGCACCGTCTTCTCCGAGACGTGCAGTTGCGCGGCGATCTGTCGGTTGCTCAGGCCACCGGCAAGCAGCGTCAGCAGGGCGCGGTCTCCCTCGCCCAGCGCGGGAGCGGTACAGGTGGGCGGCAGAGGGGCCGGGGGACCTGCCGGAGAGAAGTCTCCCCGATGCACAGCCCGGATCAAGGTGGCGAGCGCCCGCAGGTCGGCCGTCTTGGGCAGGCACACTTGATACCGCCCCGGCGCGGCTCCCAGATCGTCCGTGAGCGCGATGACCCGGCTGCGCGGCGCGGCGCTCAGGAGGGCACCCAAGAGGGACGGTTCCGGCCCGGCCACGCCGCCAGGATCCAGCAGGATCACGTCAGGGCGCAGGTTCGCCGCGTACCGCACGCCTGCCGGGCCATCTGCCACGTCGGCGACCACCTGGAAGCCCGCAGACGACAGGGCGCGCCGCAACCCCTGGCGCAGCAGGGTCTGGCGGGCCAGGATCATCACGCGTGCTGTAGAGGAAGGAGACATGCGGCGCTCCCTTCACTCTTCCGGATCCGGGCAGAACGACTCAGTGAGCAGCGGCCCGTAGTAGTGAATGAAATGGCCGCCGTACCTGCGCAGCAGGTGACACATGCGCCGCGCCTGCGCTTCGTGATGCACGTGAACCACCAGCAGGACGTGTCCACTGGACAATTCCAGCTCGTAGAGCCGGGCGTGCTCGTACTCGTCCGTGAGCTTCTGGACGCTACGGCGCAAGCGGGCGAGCAGGCCGTGCCGCTCCCCGCTGAAGTCGAGTCGCGCCTCACCAGTTTCGCCGATCAGGAGTTCCAGGTCGTGCTCATCCAGGTGCTCCCGCTCCAGCAGGGCGTGCAGGGCCGCCTGCGCGTGGTCGAGGTCATCCAGCACGGCGATCAGGTGGTTGGCGAACGAGGCCAGCATCCGGGGGCGGTGAGGGGTGATGTCGGTCATGTGGGCAACCTCCTTCCAGAGTGCAGGAAGTCGGTGGGACTGTGCCGCGGTTCGGTCATGGCTGTTCCGCCGCCTGGGTTGGTTCTGTTATGCGCGTTTCCGGTGTGTAGTGGGCGCTCAGGTAGGCGATGATCTTCCCGGCAGTCTCGTCGCTGATGAAGGTCGCACCGTACTTCTCCTTCATCTTGTACACCTCGTCGTGCCACGTGCTCCCCGGCAGAGGCGGCTGAGACGAAATGAAGGTGGTGGCGTGGCAGACGCTGCAGTTCGTCTGCACCAGTTCCACGTCCTGGCCGGGAATGAGCGGCGGTGTGTCCTGCGGGATGGTGCCAATGGCGTAGTTGGCATCGGTGGTGTAAGGCGTCCTGGCCACTTGATCAATCACGCCGCGTCGCTGATCGACGTACTGGGCAACGGTGGTAGCTGGCATGGTGGTCGCCTGCCCATTCTGGGACGCTGTCATGACGGCACCTGACGTGCCGCTCCCTGGCGCTGCGGTGGTCGAGGTACCTCCAGAGTGGCTGGCTGGGTTTGCGTCTGGCCTGATAGTGAGTGCGAACAAGGGCGCGGCGATGGCGAGCGCCCCCAGCGGGATGAGCAGGGCCTTCAGTACCGGTGATTTCATGCTGTTCCTTACCCGGCACGGCCGACGGTGACCGTCTGGCGCTCGGTGGTGTTCCACAGGTACCCGGATGGATTCCAGATGGCGTCGTCCGTCTGCGTGGCACCGCTGGCGTCCGTCGCCCGCACCGCCAGGGTGTAGGTTCCGGCGTTTTTTGGCGTCCAGGCGAAGCTCCAGGGCCGGAACGCGTATTCACCGTGGTCTTCACCCAGGTTCGCTTCCTTCCACGTCTTGCCGTCGTCCGTCGACACCTCGACCTTCGTCACCGCGCCGCGCCCGCTCAATGCCAGGCCAGACACGGTCATCGGCAGCCCAGCGGGCACCTTCACGGTCTCATCGGGCGTCACGATGAACGACCGCACCGGCATGCTGCCCACGGGCCGGAACGTCACCGTCTTGTCTTTGACCGCCTGCGGCGTGGTTGTCCCCCGGAGATTGTCGGGCTGGAGGTAAGCGGTCGCCATCCAGAAGTTGCTGTCCTTCTCGGTCAGCAGCCGAATGAAGCTCAAGGTCTTCAGCCAGTAGGTGGCAAAGTACCCGGGCACGACCAGCCGCACCGGGAAGCCGTTGACCAGGGGCAGGGGCTGACCGTTCATGGCATACGCGACAACACACCGGTCAAGCACTGGGTCGTCCAGGTTCAGGCTCTTCTTGTACTCCGCGCCGCCGCTGCCGGGTGCGCCCGCCCCCCGATCCAGGCCCTGGAACTGCACCTGCACGCTGCCCGCCTTCACACCGGCCTTCCCCAGCAGGTCGCGCAGCCGCACCCCCGTCCAGGTGGCGCAGCCCATCGCCCCATTCCCCCACTGTCCGCCGGGACGGCGCGGCTGAAACCGGGCGCGGCTGTTCCCGGTGCACTGCATCACGGCGTTCACGGTGACCGGCTCGAACTCGCTCAGCAGCTGAGCCAGACTGAAGTCCACGCTTCGATCCACGTGGCCCTCCAGTTTTAGCCGCCAGGTGCTCAGGTCGATGCTGGCTGGGAAGATCGAGAGGTTGGAACGGATGAAGAACGCGGCGGTCGGCGTGAAGGCGCTGGCGAAGTAGGCGCGGGGTGTCTCGTAGAGCGGTGGCCGGTCGACCAGTCGGATCAGCGGCACCTTCTGCGGCAGGGTGATCAACGGCCCCAGGCCGTTCCAGGTGCTCAGGGGGCCGGGGCCGCTGAAGATCGGGGCAGCGCTGGTGGGTACGCTGCGCTGGGCCAGGGCGCTGCGGCCCAGGGCGAGGGTGGCCCCCGCTCCGCCCAGCAGGGCCAGGGCCGAGCGGCGCGAGAGCGTAGGGTGTAGGTCGGTGTCGTCGTTCATGTGGCCTCCAGAAGATTGAGAGCGGGGAAAGCGCGAGATGCACTGGCATGGACGCCAAGGTGCTCAAGGACGGGGCAGGCCGGTTTCCTTCGACAGGGGTGGGCTCTGGAACAGGTGACCGTGCCATGCGCCGTGAGTCGTGCGGGCCGTGACCAGGATCCAGAGAGCCGCCAGGATGACGACCAGCACGTGTCCCAAGGTGGTGAAGAAGCCCAGGTGGGTCAGGGCAGCGAGCCCGAAGGTGGCGGCCGTGTACACACCGAGCGGGAAGGTCAGGCCCCACCAGCCCAGGTTGAAGGGTAGGCCGCCCTTGAGGAACCGCAGGGTGGTCAGGGTCGCCAGGGCGAGCCACCACGCCCCGAACCCCCAGAGCATCACGCCGCCGACCAGGCCCACGCCCACGGCAACCGGGGCCAGCGCGCTCAGCCCCTGGGCCTGGAGCACACGTGGAGCGGCCTCCCCGAGTTGCAGCAGCGCCAGTGCGCCCGTGCCCAGCGGCCCCAGCGGCAGGAACATGCTCACGCCCAGCTCGGCGCCCGGGAGGTTGTGTTGCGCGAGGCGCAGCACGAGGATCGTGATGATCATCAGGGCCAGCGGGACCGAGAGGGCAAACAGCACGTAGCCGGAGTACACGAGCGTTCCAGCGCCCGCGACATCCAGGTGCGGCGCGATCAGTCCGGCGCTGGCAGCCGCCACCTCCGAGGCCACCACGGGAAGCAGCCACACCGCCGTCATCTTCTCCAGCGCGTGATCCTGACGGGTGAACATCAGGTAGGGCACCAGCAGGCCGACGGCGGCCGAGAGCAGCGCGTCGAAGGCCCAGAGGTCGCGGGCCAGCCGCGCCGCGTCCAGCCCCCAGTGCGGCACACCGAAGGTGATCAGGCCGTTCACGATGGTGGCCAGTCCCATCGGGACGGCTCCCAGGAACATGCTCTGCACCGGGTGGTGGAGTGTGGCCCGGCTGTCGGCCGGGTACATCACGATGCGGGCCAGCGAGAGCAGGGTGAACAGCGCGAACAGCGCCATATTCAGCGCCCACAACACCTCGCCGATGGCTGCTGTCCCTGGGAGGGGCAGTTTGGGCAGCATCAGTGACAGGATGCCGGTGCCCATACAGGCGGTAAACCAGTTGGGCGTGAAGCCCCGGATGGCCTCCGTGGGGGCCGCCAGCCGGTTCAGCGGGTGCGTAATGGTCATACCCACAGGGTAGGGATGCCAAGCTATAAACTCAAATAGCATCTCATAGCAGCGACCCAAATTTGGTGTATATCACGAGCATGTCCCTGAACCCCGAGCATCTCCTCACGTTCGTTCAGGTGGTACGGCACGGCAGCTTGAGCGGGGCGGCAGAGACCCTGAACCTGACGCAACCCGCGGTGTCCAGCCAGATGAAGCTGCTCACGCACGCGGTTGGAGAGCCGCTGTTCACCCGACACCGCTCTGGCGTGACCCTGAACACAGCGGGGGAAGGCCTGCTTCCCCATGCGCTGGCGCTCACCCGCGCGCTGGACGGTGCCCAGGGCTACGTGCGTGATCTACGCGGTCTGGCGTCTGGCACACTCAGCGTGGCCGCGAGCAGCACCATCGCGGCAGCCATCGTGCCGGCCGTACTCGCCCTCTTTCACGCGCAGTACCCGGCAGTGGCCATTCAGGTGCGCCAGGGCAACACCAGCGAGGTCATGACCGCACTGCACGGTGGTCAGGTCGAGCTCGCACTGATCGAGGGCTCGCCAGGCCCCCTCGGCCCTGATCTGCAGGCCGAGGTCTTCGCTGAGGATCACCTGGTGCTGGTCACGTCTCCAGACCATCCACTGGCGCGTGCTGGAAGCGACCTGACGGCCCTGCCACTGGTGTGGCGGGAACGCGGATCCGGCACGCGGGAGGTGGCCGAACTCGCGCTGGCCCGGGCCGGTCTGTCAACGATCACGCTCCTGGAACTCCCCGGCACGGAGGCCGTCAAGGAAGCGGTGATCGGTGGCCTGGGAATGGCCTTCCTGTCTGATCTGCGGGTGCGGCGTGAACTGCGAGCAGGGATTCTCACGCAGGTGCCCGTGCAGCTCCCCGGACTGCGCCGGCCGCTGACGCAGGTCACACCCCCGCCAGAGCAGCAGTCCCGCGCCGCTCGGGCGTTCCTGCACCTGTTGCAGCACACCGCGCAGAACGCCACGGATGCTGGGCCAGGCGGAACCTGAAGACGGTTCGGGCCTGCCTACAGGCGTGTCTGGCTGTTGGATACACAACGGCCTTACTACCTTCTGTCGATCACCGAACAGCAAGCGCGTGGAGTTGCAGGTCATCGTGGTTCAGGGCGTCGGAGCGGAGGGAATCCGGGCGTTGCGCTAAGCGTCAGATACTTGACGAACGTGTCCTCCGCTTCTCACCTATTGCGCCTGAATGCAATGCGTCGGCTCTGGTAGAGGGTAAAATGCAG contains the following coding sequences:
- a CDS encoding ABC transporter permease, translating into MSVPISPLQLLLATLLMLISVILSWRLRLGLERDIIMASLRMTVQLLLVGLILGWVFALEHPVPVIGIGLIMTVLAGHAAVSRSPRRYPGVYLDSFLAVFGSSFLLTGLTLSGILQIHPWFTAQYAVPILGMVLGNTLTGVSLSLDRFTSDVITHRGEIEGLLAMGASRAEAAHRAITAAVRTGMVPVLNSMAVMGLVSLPGMMTGQILAGAAPSTAVRYQIVIMFVLSASSALGSLAVTHLAFRSLFDHRDRLRTERLTDTVRRP
- a CDS encoding ABC transporter ATP-binding protein — translated: MLLSATDLRRTVADRVVWSGVELTVNPGDRVAVTGPSGSGKTLLLRTLAGLDPLETGEITLAGRPQAQWAMPAYRSQVMYLPQRPFVGTGTVLDELKRPFQFKVHAARRFEQDAAARWLTALHRPDLLQLNASTLSGGEGQVLALVRALLLNPALLLLDEATASLDPETTHAAEALLAQWLIDGPERAVIWVTHDPVQRARVATRLLPVVPG
- a CDS encoding DUF190 domain-containing protein, whose product is MTATLAVLRIYLLVGDRMEGRPASETILEVARTLNALRASSRPGIAGFGRHGVVVDLLLLEVKPDRMPVTVQVLAPLTTLQALLSNLQARGLPDREVVLERPVEVSSATP
- a CDS encoding DUF190 domain-containing protein, with the translated sequence MTWLDAVLLKVYLGATDHIHGESASDWLLQRAKAAGLRGATVTQGSLGFGPDGVLRRAALFHFAQNLPVIVELVDEAAAIDSFLSGVTPELPASTLITTQHVQTLQRTP
- the crcB gene encoding fluoride efflux transporter CrcB, with amino-acid sequence MPIWIGIALGGALGALARYALNTLVQSRLAQGSWAAFPLGTLLINVVGSFLLGLTIALNARGLISPELRLAFGTGFVGAFTTFSTFEWESDLLLRSGEGVRSALYIFGNLLMGYAAVLFGRWIAGRIGGLG
- a CDS encoding PIG-L deacetylase family protein; this translates as MTRLSARHRPRLWIVLVVLGLLALAVWINSPVVGRLFDRSGERVAALPAAAPFRAGQRVLMLSPHPDDETLCCAGLLQQAQAAGAQVSIAWMTAGDGFEFDAALTERTLKPGPQNMRALGNTRVGEARRAAAVLGVPAQRTYMLGYPDGGLFRLFTTNFTQPYTAPRTRADAVYVTGALTPGAPFTGEALEADITRVLDRVQPDLVLAPAPQDFHTDHHTLSYIALQLMSRRGQADRLHFWVVHGGLEWPVPKGLHAELPLTVPPLATRLPWTRVDLTDEQREHKLEAVRAYRTQTQIEPRFMEAFVRANELLSPQPLPESGSGVAASGE
- a CDS encoding polysaccharide deacetylase family protein; translation: MRSLLLTTLLLVSTAGAQTGTAPVPKVQTPPANSGSVPGEVQPVAPGARQAEALPQLTLTPALPELERLDYRGNGFIEVAHGIVLLPSGEQGLARRRQVALDVASRALTARPELNEVDVSVYDRDSYGGFGGPLPLFTASVPRARLAEFQAYVQGQGTYDRAYEGGAPATTSPTVIARVREDALTFFGSSADRLRQRLTQSVSQSRGGERDGLLFRGPTDRRVAALTFDDAPHPLYEPLLLDLLRRADVRATLFVIGRNAVAYPYFVRDMVEQGHEVGNHTYHHVRLPGLSPAQVQAELAQANAAISAVTGQAVRYFRPPGGDYSSLTLQVARQEGLTTTFWTDDPGDFDNPGDAVIESRLVSHLRPGGIVLLHDNAPEAIDVLREFLRVARERGVTLTTVSQMVAPR
- a CDS encoding response regulator transcription factor, yielding MSPSSTARVMILARQTLLRQGLRRALSSAGFQVVADVADGPAGVRYAANLRPDVILLDPGGVAGPEPSLLGALLSAAPRSRVIALTDDLGAAPGRYQVCLPKTADLRALATLIRAVHRGDFSPAGPPAPLPPTCTAPALGEGDRALLTLLAGGLSNRQIAAQLHVSEKTVRNQLTRTFGRLRVHNRTQAAVYALRAGLVYP
- a CDS encoding c-type cytochrome, translating into MTASQNGQATTMPATTVAQYVDQRRGVIDQVARTPYTTDANYAIGTIPQDTPPLIPGQDVELVQTNCSVCHATTFISSQPPLPGSTWHDEVYKMKEKYGATFISDETAGKIIAYLSAHYTPETRITEPTQAAEQP
- a CDS encoding molybdopterin-dependent oxidoreductase, with the protein product MNDDTDLHPTLSRRSALALLGGAGATLALGRSALAQRSVPTSAAPIFSGPGPLSTWNGLGPLITLPQKVPLIRLVDRPPLYETPRAYFASAFTPTAAFFIRSNLSIFPASIDLSTWRLKLEGHVDRSVDFSLAQLLSEFEPVTVNAVMQCTGNSRARFQPRRPGGQWGNGAMGCATWTGVRLRDLLGKAGVKAGSVQVQFQGLDRGAGAPGSGGAEYKKSLNLDDPVLDRCVVAYAMNGQPLPLVNGFPVRLVVPGYFATYWLKTLSFIRLLTEKDSNFWMATAYLQPDNLRGTTTPQAVKDKTVTFRPVGSMPVRSFIVTPDETVKVPAGLPMTVSGLALSGRGAVTKVEVSTDDGKTWKEANLGEDHGEYAFRPWSFAWTPKNAGTYTLAVRATDASGATQTDDAIWNPSGYLWNTTERQTVTVGRAG
- a CDS encoding TDT family transporter, which codes for MTITHPLNRLAAPTEAIRGFTPNWFTACMGTGILSLMLPKLPLPGTAAIGEVLWALNMALFALFTLLSLARIVMYPADSRATLHHPVQSMFLGAVPMGLATIVNGLITFGVPHWGLDAARLARDLWAFDALLSAAVGLLVPYLMFTRQDHALEKMTAVWLLPVVASEVAAASAGLIAPHLDVAGAGTLVYSGYVLFALSVPLALMIITILVLRLAQHNLPGAELGVSMFLPLGPLGTGALALLQLGEAAPRVLQAQGLSALAPVAVGVGLVGGVMLWGFGAWWLALATLTTLRFLKGGLPFNLGWWGLTFPLGVYTAATFGLAALTHLGFFTTLGHVLVVILAALWILVTARTTHGAWHGHLFQSPPLSKETGLPRP
- a CDS encoding LysR substrate-binding domain-containing protein, whose translation is MSLNPEHLLTFVQVVRHGSLSGAAETLNLTQPAVSSQMKLLTHAVGEPLFTRHRSGVTLNTAGEGLLPHALALTRALDGAQGYVRDLRGLASGTLSVAASSTIAAAIVPAVLALFHAQYPAVAIQVRQGNTSEVMTALHGGQVELALIEGSPGPLGPDLQAEVFAEDHLVLVTSPDHPLARAGSDLTALPLVWRERGSGTREVAELALARAGLSTITLLELPGTEAVKEAVIGGLGMAFLSDLRVRRELRAGILTQVPVQLPGLRRPLTQVTPPPEQQSRAARAFLHLLQHTAQNATDAGPGGT